The following are encoded together in the Robertmurraya sp. FSL R5-0851 genome:
- a CDS encoding M15 family metallopeptidase gives MILIVTIIYYQYIKKEDVPLPTALHPVVEERTNQLIQNMADQGITVVITDGFRSVEEQNILYEQGRTTEGSIVTYARGGESLHNFGLAVDFALKTEAGQVIWDMEFDGNGNGSPDWMEVVERAKELGFEWGGDWMGFEDYPHLQLDFGLSLSELQRGERPTEEALTAY, from the coding sequence ATGATTCTTATAGTAACTATTATATACTACCAATATATTAAAAAAGAGGATGTCCCGTTGCCTACCGCTCTTCATCCAGTAGTAGAGGAGCGTACCAATCAACTCATTCAAAATATGGCCGATCAGGGAATTACAGTTGTTATTACAGATGGCTTTCGTAGTGTAGAGGAACAAAATATTCTATATGAGCAAGGTCGTACAACAGAAGGAAGCATTGTTACGTATGCTAGAGGAGGAGAATCACTTCATAATTTTGGACTTGCAGTGGACTTTGCCCTAAAGACCGAAGCAGGTCAGGTTATTTGGGATATGGAATTTGATGGGAATGGAAATGGATCTCCTGATTGGATGGAAGTGGTTGAGAGAGCTAAGGAACTCGGGTTTGAATGGGGAGGAGATTGGATGGGATTCGAAGATTATCCGCACCTACAACTTGATTTTGGGCTAAGTCTTAGTGAATTACAAAGAGGGGAACGACCAACAGAAGAGGCATTGACAGCCTATTAA
- a CDS encoding AraC family transcriptional regulator N-terminal domain-containing protein gives MSEQIYQQQSELTKLIKRYATQNGVHTTAIPSLFFIRESDVTEPRYGVYKPSFCMIVQGEKEVLLAEERFQYSPADYLVASVNLPVTGQVIKASTDSPYLALKLEFTPNQILEVLSDFKATVEPKKKVNRGMFVSKIETSLLDAVRRLVSLLDNPKDIPVLAPLFTKEILYKVLQGPYGGMLEQMAIEGSTTYQIRDVIQEIFNNFERSLRVEELAELANMSVSSLHRLFKEVTGLSPIQFQKQLRLQEARRLLLSESNDAADVAFRVGYESPSQFSREYSRMFGFPPKEDIKRLRETYNQRIHA, from the coding sequence ATGTCTGAGCAAATTTACCAACAACAGTCCGAGCTGACGAAACTCATTAAACGGTATGCAACGCAAAATGGTGTACACACAACCGCTATCCCGTCGTTATTTTTTATTAGAGAATCGGATGTTACGGAACCTCGGTATGGAGTTTACAAGCCCTCCTTTTGTATGATCGTTCAGGGGGAGAAGGAAGTATTACTGGCAGAAGAGCGTTTTCAATACAGTCCTGCTGATTACCTAGTTGCCTCTGTTAACTTGCCGGTCACAGGGCAAGTAATTAAAGCATCAACGGACTCTCCTTATTTAGCTCTAAAACTTGAATTTACACCGAATCAAATCTTAGAGGTCTTAAGTGACTTTAAGGCAACCGTCGAACCGAAGAAAAAGGTAAATCGGGGAATGTTTGTAAGTAAAATTGAGACATCTCTTTTAGATGCAGTTCGCAGGCTAGTTAGTTTACTAGATAATCCTAAAGATATTCCTGTTCTTGCACCTCTTTTTACAAAGGAAATTCTTTATAAGGTTCTTCAAGGGCCGTACGGGGGAATGCTAGAACAAATGGCAATAGAGGGAAGCACCACTTATCAAATTAGGGATGTTATTCAAGAAATCTTTAATAACTTTGAAAGATCCCTTCGAGTGGAGGAACTTGCAGAATTAGCGAATATGAGTGTATCTTCCCTTCATAGACTCTTTAAAGAAGTAACCGGTTTGAGTCCGATTCAATTCCAAAAGCAACTAAGATTACAGGAAGCTCGACGATTGTTGTTATCAGAGTCAAATGATGCCGCGGATGTTGCTTTTCGTGTGGGATACGAAAGTCCTTCACAATTCAGTCGTGAATATTCACGTATGTTTGGCTTCCCACCCAAGGAAGATATTAAGCGTCTAAGAGAAACCTATAACCAGAGAATCCACGCATAA
- a CDS encoding metal-dependent hydrolase has product MNGTSHAAVGAATGFVVANSLQTSPTTTLLLVGLGGISGLIPDLDIDGKLRGKITLSHKVIRLSALIIGIMMVIYSFFEKSEMERWLGVGIGLMIMLIASLIKQKHMLTITGVAVLVGGLSVEELWIILLGIYIMIASVSSHRSYTHSLVGIAFFGYIAFLFESSLGMDGVFYACLGGYISHLIGDLKILPFNKRGVKIFLPLSSKEI; this is encoded by the coding sequence TTGAATGGTACATCACATGCAGCAGTAGGTGCAGCAACAGGATTTGTCGTTGCAAATTCATTACAAACATCACCAACAACAACACTTTTGTTAGTCGGTTTGGGAGGAATCTCAGGTTTAATCCCAGACCTAGATATTGACGGAAAGCTTCGTGGAAAAATAACCCTTTCACATAAAGTAATTCGGCTATCTGCTCTAATCATTGGAATAATGATGGTGATCTATAGTTTCTTTGAAAAATCAGAGATGGAAAGATGGCTAGGAGTAGGAATCGGTTTAATGATTATGTTAATCGCATCATTAATAAAGCAAAAGCATATGTTAACTATTACGGGAGTAGCTGTTTTAGTAGGTGGATTATCTGTAGAGGAGCTTTGGATCATTCTACTGGGGATTTATATTATGATAGCTTCTGTATCCTCGCATCGGAGCTATACCCATTCATTAGTAGGAATAGCGTTCTTTGGCTATATTGCTTTCCTTTTTGAATCCTCTCTTGGAATGGATGGTGTGTTCTATGCTTGTCTAGGCGGATATATTAGTCATTTGATTGGAGACCTAAAAATACTTCCATTCAATAAACGAGGAGTGAAGATATTTTTACCCCTATCATCTAAAGAAATTTAG
- a CDS encoding aldose 1-epimerase family protein, whose translation MITVENEWLQVDIESHGAELRRVKHKKNGLDYMWTGDNKYWGRVSPVLFPIVGRLKDDQYQIDGQTYQMSQHGFLRDVEFKLLEQTATNAAFVFESAGRFSDVYPYEFKAIIRYMLQEDSLIVHWEIVNENEKEMHFSIGAHPAFKIPLLESETIEDYHIHFTPAEDMSVMEYELQNSLLHEKGKVDDIGMLPLTHSLFANDALVYSNIDKITLVSNKSSYGVEVMFKNFPFVGIWSKYIEEDGSIAPFVCIEPWYGVADTYDTVGDFKEKFGVNTLKPRETFQTEYNIKFK comes from the coding sequence ATGATTACAGTCGAAAATGAATGGTTGCAGGTAGATATAGAAAGTCATGGAGCAGAATTACGCAGAGTTAAGCACAAGAAAAATGGACTAGATTATATGTGGACAGGGGACAACAAATATTGGGGAAGAGTGTCTCCAGTATTGTTTCCGATAGTAGGGCGATTAAAAGATGATCAATATCAAATCGATGGTCAAACGTATCAGATGTCACAACATGGTTTTTTGCGTGATGTTGAATTCAAATTACTAGAGCAAACAGCAACTAATGCTGCTTTTGTTTTTGAATCTGCTGGACGTTTTAGTGATGTGTATCCTTATGAATTTAAAGCGATTATCCGGTATATGCTTCAAGAAGACTCACTGATTGTACATTGGGAAATTGTGAATGAAAATGAGAAGGAAATGCATTTTTCTATTGGTGCTCATCCTGCTTTTAAGATTCCACTTTTAGAAAGTGAAACCATTGAGGATTACCATATACACTTTACTCCTGCAGAAGATATGAGTGTAATGGAGTACGAGCTTCAGAACTCTTTGCTTCACGAGAAAGGGAAAGTTGATGATATTGGAATGCTTCCACTAACACATTCACTTTTTGCGAATGATGCTCTCGTTTACAGCAATATCGATAAGATTACATTGGTTTCAAATAAATCCAGTTATGGAGTAGAAGTTATGTTTAAAAATTTCCCGTTTGTTGGAATATGGTCGAAATATATAGAGGAAGATGGGAGTATTGCTCCATTTGTTTGCATTGAGCCATGGTACGGGGTGGCTGATACTTATGATACGGTAGGAGATTTTAAAGAGAAATTTGGCGTGAATACACTTAAACCTAGGGAAACATTCCAGACAGAGTACAATATCAAGTTTAAATAA
- a CDS encoding HPP family protein, translating into MNTLEKSNDNIKNPSFDRLLVYFNKMKGESRNDAKFDYIDSIISVVGVFLAVSIICILAFSSNYSMVIGPLGASSILVFAAHNGPLSQPRQVIGGYILSTATGLLIWSIFGKSLYIIIITLVIVLILMALTKTIHPPAAASALVAINFETGWGYLIPVFIGIFLLVFVSMLYNNLFPKRQYPKHWL; encoded by the coding sequence ATGAATACTTTAGAAAAATCGAATGACAATATAAAAAATCCATCGTTTGATCGTTTATTGGTATACTTTAATAAAATGAAAGGTGAATCTAGAAACGATGCTAAGTTTGATTATATAGATTCTATCATAAGTGTTGTAGGGGTCTTTCTAGCTGTTAGTATCATTTGTATTTTAGCTTTTTCCTCAAATTATTCTATGGTAATAGGTCCTTTAGGAGCGAGCAGTATTTTAGTATTTGCGGCGCATAACGGTCCTTTATCTCAACCGAGGCAAGTAATTGGGGGCTACATCCTTTCCACTGCAACAGGTCTTCTCATTTGGAGTATTTTTGGGAAGAGTCTGTATATTATAATAATTACCTTAGTGATTGTGTTAATTTTAATGGCTCTTACAAAAACCATCCACCCACCCGCTGCAGCTAGTGCTCTAGTTGCGATTAACTTTGAAACCGGATGGGGCTATCTTATTCCCGTATTCATAGGCATCTTTTTACTAGTGTTTGTTTCCATGCTATATAATAATCTATTTCCTAAGAGACAATACCCGAAACATTGGCTGTAA
- the hprK gene encoding HPr(Ser) kinase/phosphatase, translating into MKILTVEDLVRKFSLKVLTGENKLKQQIKQSRSHRPGLEFVGHFDFFPTERVQILGRKEITYLHKLSIEERQMRIGNIVKYHPPCFIVTAGQEGLTYLTQYCLEEGIPLLCTNEPHPTSEFITNLDDYMLKTLAPAIAVHGVCINVYGMGILLRGNSGVGKSETAHTMIGRGHRLVADDIVVLKKLSPRTILGTHDGKTKEFLALRSIGLLNVVRLYGRKAFQDETRIALDIELTKWQKNSLNNELDHEAKYTEYMGVQIPHIEIQLQPGRDVAGLIEAAANNWLLKQQGYSAAEEFMQRLESDI; encoded by the coding sequence ATGAAAATTTTAACGGTTGAAGATTTGGTTCGGAAATTTTCATTAAAAGTACTTACTGGGGAAAATAAGTTAAAGCAACAAATAAAACAATCAAGATCTCACCGTCCAGGCTTGGAATTTGTGGGTCACTTTGATTTTTTTCCAACGGAACGTGTTCAAATTCTTGGTAGAAAAGAAATTACATATTTACACAAATTGAGTATAGAGGAACGCCAGATGCGTATAGGAAATATTGTAAAATACCATCCACCTTGCTTTATCGTTACTGCTGGACAGGAGGGGCTAACTTATTTAACTCAGTATTGCCTAGAAGAGGGAATTCCATTGTTGTGTACAAACGAGCCTCATCCTACATCTGAATTTATTACAAACCTTGATGATTATATGCTAAAAACATTAGCTCCTGCTATCGCTGTACACGGGGTTTGTATCAATGTATATGGGATGGGCATTTTACTTCGGGGAAATTCAGGTGTCGGTAAAAGCGAAACGGCACATACGATGATAGGTAGGGGTCACAGGCTTGTGGCTGATGATATTGTAGTGTTAAAAAAACTTAGTCCACGAACGATTCTCGGGACCCATGATGGAAAAACGAAGGAGTTTCTAGCGCTTCGGAGTATCGGCCTATTAAATGTAGTCCGCTTATATGGGCGAAAAGCTTTTCAGGATGAGACGAGGATTGCGCTAGATATTGAATTGACAAAATGGCAGAAAAATTCACTCAATAATGAGTTGGATCACGAAGCCAAATATACCGAATATATGGGAGTACAAATCCCCCATATAGAAATTCAGCTTCAACCGGGTCGCGATGTGGCGGGTTTAATTGAAGCAGCGGCAAATAACTGGCTTCTGAAGCAGCAAGGTTACAGTGCAGCGGAGGAGTTTATGCAACGGTTAGAGTCTGATATATAA
- a CDS encoding ATP-binding protein: MSIIKDFLFQLTLVVIPIFIYYTFITEKVKSQKNKNIIMTILWGISIIFCMSFPVNFGDNSRLELRIIPLLLGTLYGGFWPGIFLSVIIILFRLSFGISIGFYNTVLVLLTSLPFILFFQRSFSLSKKDKRVKIAVGLSLFYCLSGLTIFCILRGFSYDFFKIQMVHLFLAVVVTWLFTILIEKIREIHQLRLEVQNTEKLRVISELTSVFAHEIRNPMQVTRGFLQLLNEPDLPKVKKEYIKISIDELDRANEIIEDFLSVGKPSINNIAKIEVGYQIERVVNIIRSYSLNHNVEIRTDIQDNCWIFANPQKLNQSLINILKNAVESMPTGGRVWVSCTATDDGFIKIIIKDQGIGMTKKQIDRLGSPFYSLKEKGTGLGMMVSFQIIHSFKGKIKVNSEKDKGTEVIILLPQIN; the protein is encoded by the coding sequence ATGAGTATAATTAAAGATTTTTTGTTTCAACTGACGCTAGTGGTTATCCCTATATTTATTTACTATACATTTATTACAGAAAAGGTAAAAAGCCAGAAAAATAAAAACATCATTATGACCATTTTATGGGGAATATCAATCATATTTTGCATGTCCTTTCCAGTGAATTTTGGTGATAATTCTCGTTTGGAGTTAAGAATTATTCCTCTATTATTAGGCACGTTATATGGTGGATTTTGGCCGGGGATCTTCTTGTCTGTAATAATCATCCTTTTTCGCCTATCCTTTGGAATTAGTATAGGATTTTATAATACGGTTCTTGTCTTATTAACATCACTACCTTTTATATTGTTTTTTCAAAGATCGTTTTCACTTTCGAAAAAAGATAAAAGGGTAAAAATTGCGGTGGGTCTTTCCTTGTTTTACTGTCTAAGTGGCCTTACTATTTTCTGTATTTTGAGAGGTTTTTCCTATGATTTTTTCAAAATACAGATGGTTCATCTTTTCTTAGCAGTAGTTGTTACTTGGTTATTTACCATTCTGATTGAAAAAATCAGGGAGATTCACCAGCTTCGTTTAGAGGTTCAAAATACGGAGAAATTACGAGTGATAAGTGAGTTAACAAGTGTTTTCGCTCATGAAATCAGAAATCCAATGCAAGTTACACGTGGTTTTTTACAACTTCTAAATGAACCCGATTTGCCAAAAGTAAAAAAAGAATATATAAAAATATCAATTGATGAACTGGATCGTGCAAATGAAATTATTGAAGATTTTTTATCCGTTGGAAAACCGTCCATTAATAACATCGCAAAAATCGAAGTAGGTTATCAGATAGAACGTGTAGTAAATATCATACGAAGTTACAGCCTCAATCATAATGTTGAGATTAGAACGGATATTCAGGATAACTGTTGGATATTTGCTAACCCCCAAAAATTGAACCAGTCGTTAATTAATATTTTGAAAAATGCTGTAGAGTCTATGCCCACTGGAGGAAGGGTTTGGGTTAGTTGTACTGCAACAGATGATGGATTCATAAAAATTATCATTAAGGACCAAGGAATTGGCATGACAAAAAAACAAATAGACAGACTTGGCTCTCCGTTTTATTCTTTAAAGGAAAAAGGAACAGGATTAGGAATGATGGTAAGTTTTCAAATTATCCATTCTTTCAAAGGGAAAATAAAAGTGAATAGTGAAAAAGATAAGGGTACTGAAGTTATTATTCTTTTACCTCAGATTAACTAG
- a CDS encoding cell wall hydrolase, with protein MGRRIKHNARDVEELARLMLAEAIGEGVQGMNKVGTVVANRVEANCAPDFKNLRNIRHAIYQTIPGTGVPHFEPVLNGSLYTQRPSEEDLQRARNLLHGHREPRAKMNLWFYNPSPGKKFRAPCGATMPRSPMTKFDFAFKNHCFYVAVPGYCTEFYR; from the coding sequence ATGGGCAGACGAATAAAACATAATGCACGTGACGTGGAGGAGTTAGCAAGGCTCATGCTGGCTGAAGCGATAGGAGAAGGAGTTCAAGGGATGAACAAAGTGGGAACGGTTGTAGCCAATCGTGTAGAGGCTAACTGTGCTCCTGATTTCAAAAACCTACGCAATATTAGGCATGCCATTTACCAAACGATACCTGGAACTGGGGTCCCTCATTTCGAACCCGTCTTAAATGGGTCATTGTATACACAACGTCCCAGCGAAGAAGACCTCCAAAGAGCTAGGAATTTGTTACATGGTCATAGGGAACCTCGTGCCAAAATGAATCTGTGGTTTTATAACCCAAGTCCAGGGAAAAAGTTTCGAGCACCTTGTGGCGCTACTATGCCTAGGTCACCTATGACGAAGTTCGATTTTGCGTTCAAAAATCATTGCTTCTATGTCGCTGTACCGGGCTACTGCACAGAATTTTATAGATAA
- the gerQ gene encoding spore coat protein GerQ, producing MSCQDFNYYPMNYYSSFYPSSMSRESGTQPAGAPAAMPSGFPPGMHSGPTYSVPVVPMGTGQQLLAGAVEESFIENILRFNKGKIGTFYFTYQGNSKWNAMVYHGRVETAGRDHIIISDPTSGKRYLLMMANLDWVEFDEEINYPYPTISPDVQASLTSTD from the coding sequence ATGTCTTGTCAAGACTTTAATTATTATCCCATGAACTACTATTCTAGTTTTTATCCATCTTCTATGTCTAGGGAAAGTGGCACCCAACCTGCTGGCGCTCCAGCGGCTATGCCTTCTGGTTTCCCACCAGGCATGCATTCTGGACCTACGTATTCTGTCCCGGTAGTTCCGATGGGGACTGGACAGCAACTTTTAGCAGGAGCGGTGGAAGAATCATTTATTGAAAATATCCTGCGCTTTAACAAAGGTAAAATCGGAACTTTTTACTTTACTTACCAAGGTAACAGCAAATGGAACGCGATGGTTTATCACGGGCGAGTAGAAACAGCTGGTCGTGATCATATCATCATTAGTGATCCTACAAGTGGCAAACGCTACCTCCTGATGATGGCAAATCTTGACTGGGTAGAATTTGATGAAGAGATTAACTATCCTTATCCGACAATCTCTCCAGATGTCCAGGCGAGTCTTACGTCTACGGACTGA
- the yidA gene encoding sugar-phosphatase, with amino-acid sequence MYKLLAIDIDGTLINDRKEVTREVNEAIQEAKRRGVKVVICTGRPIGGVHEFIEELDLHDQYVVTFNGALVQHSETKEVASEISLTHEDLMTLYGVSQQLQTSMHFFDSQRIYTPNKDISPYTVVESFVNGVPLHYREIDEIPSEILIPKVMFVGEPERLEKTIAAIPATLKEQYTMVRSAPFFYEILHPSVSKGNAVKLLAEKLGIAREEVICIGDGENDLTMIEYAGCGVAMGNAEESVKEIAQFHTRSNNEHGVAYAIEQLILNT; translated from the coding sequence ATGTATAAATTGCTTGCTATTGATATTGATGGAACCTTAATTAATGATCGTAAAGAGGTAACAAGAGAAGTAAATGAGGCAATCCAAGAAGCTAAACGAAGAGGAGTTAAAGTGGTCATTTGTACAGGAAGACCGATCGGAGGGGTTCATGAGTTCATTGAAGAGTTAGACCTACATGACCAATATGTGGTTACGTTTAATGGAGCATTAGTCCAACATTCAGAAACAAAAGAAGTCGCGTCAGAAATTTCTTTAACACATGAAGACTTAATGACTCTCTATGGAGTCAGCCAACAACTCCAGACATCCATGCATTTCTTTGATTCACAAAGAATTTATACTCCCAATAAGGACATTAGTCCATATACCGTTGTCGAATCATTTGTAAATGGTGTGCCTTTGCATTATAGAGAAATTGATGAAATACCCTCAGAGATCTTAATACCGAAAGTAATGTTTGTTGGAGAACCTGAACGCTTAGAGAAAACGATAGCTGCAATTCCAGCAACTCTTAAGGAACAATATACGATGGTGCGCAGTGCTCCCTTTTTTTATGAAATTTTACACCCAAGTGTCAGTAAAGGAAATGCTGTAAAACTTCTTGCTGAAAAATTAGGCATAGCTCGTGAAGAAGTCATCTGTATTGGTGATGGCGAGAATGATTTAACCATGATTGAGTATGCAGGTTGTGGCGTAGCTATGGGGAATGCCGAGGAAAGTGTCAAAGAAATCGCTCAATTTCATACACGTTCCAATAATGAACATGGAGTCGCATATGCGATTGAACAATTAATATTAAATACATAG
- a CDS encoding fumarylacetoacetate hydrolase family protein, which translates to MKFARFAVDSKIYKGVISDDSINEIKGNIFENWEFTGLTFPLQEVHLLAPLEPNQVIGIGANYVAKAEDLPEELPEIPVFFFKPNSSVIGPEEKIIIPEGIDQVKFESELAVVMGREARNVSESEVLDYIFGYTIGNDVTAPQYFHQDGHWTIGKSFDTFTPLGPVIETELNPFHINVQASVNGIEKQNSPTSLMIISIQKMVSYLSKVMTLKPGDVILTGSPVGAELIGEGEFIECRIEGIGILRNTFVTSKVKSNLR; encoded by the coding sequence ATGAAATTTGCCCGATTTGCAGTGGATTCTAAAATTTATAAAGGAGTAATTAGTGATGATTCTATCAATGAAATAAAGGGAAATATATTTGAAAACTGGGAGTTTACAGGTCTAACATTTCCGCTGCAGGAAGTTCATTTACTGGCACCGTTAGAACCAAATCAAGTGATTGGGATTGGTGCAAATTATGTTGCTAAAGCGGAAGACTTACCAGAGGAACTACCTGAAATACCTGTTTTTTTCTTTAAGCCTAACTCATCTGTAATAGGACCTGAAGAAAAAATTATTATACCTGAAGGAATTGACCAAGTAAAATTTGAGTCCGAATTAGCTGTTGTGATGGGAAGAGAGGCTAGAAACGTTTCGGAATCAGAGGTTCTTGATTACATATTCGGCTATACCATTGGAAATGACGTTACAGCCCCTCAGTATTTCCATCAGGATGGTCACTGGACCATAGGTAAATCTTTTGATACATTTACTCCATTAGGACCGGTTATTGAAACGGAGCTTAATCCATTTCATATTAATGTTCAAGCAAGCGTTAACGGGATCGAAAAACAAAACAGCCCAACCAGTTTAATGATTATATCCATTCAAAAAATGGTTTCCTATCTTTCAAAGGTGATGACTCTTAAACCGGGTGACGTAATCTTGACAGGAAGTCCTGTTGGAGCAGAATTGATAGGCGAGGGAGAATTCATTGAATGCCGTATCGAGGGGATTGGGATACTCCGCAATACATTTGTAACCTCGAAGGTGAAATCAAATCTCCGCTAG
- a CDS encoding (Fe-S)-binding protein, with protein sequence MTTLKERENIQQQFKERMNEDDLLNCMRCGFCLPTCPTYIDSGFQESHSPRGRLAVMKAVVDGIIEPDEDVERSLNMCLGCRACEPVCPSGVNYGHLLEEARDIINQNKKHSLPVRTVRKAVFEGLFPHQNRIRTLTGLIGFYQRSGLQRMVRTSGMMKLLPESLSSMERVLPEIPTMKELKNRPTSLQSETTVKKRVAFFSGCLMDTMFMKTNDSTMKLLQRAGCDIVIPTEQACCGALHGHSGEKNAAKELAKRNIKAFEDLQVDYIITNAGGCGAFLIDYHHLLKDEPEWADRAMQFSEKLKDISSILIDLQFHKRNLQLPAQVITYQDSCHLRNVMKTSSEPRTLLKSINNAEYREMKNADRCCGSAGIYNIVETEMSMKILDTKMKSTKATNATTIVTANPGCFLQMKLGIEREGLTNHVRVVHIADLLLEADQYSDKNLVDL encoded by the coding sequence ATGACAACGCTAAAGGAACGAGAGAATATCCAACAGCAATTTAAGGAACGTATGAATGAAGACGACCTTCTGAACTGTATGCGTTGCGGATTTTGTTTACCTACTTGTCCAACTTATATCGATTCAGGGTTTCAAGAATCCCATTCTCCAAGGGGCCGCTTAGCCGTCATGAAAGCAGTAGTGGATGGGATTATCGAGCCAGACGAGGATGTTGAACGTTCACTTAATATGTGCTTAGGTTGCAGAGCTTGTGAGCCAGTGTGTCCATCGGGAGTAAATTATGGTCATTTACTTGAGGAAGCTCGTGACATTATTAATCAAAACAAGAAACATTCTTTACCTGTAAGAACGGTTCGAAAGGCTGTATTTGAAGGTCTATTTCCCCATCAAAACCGCATTCGTACTTTAACAGGATTAATAGGTTTTTACCAACGCTCAGGTCTACAACGCATGGTTCGGACTAGTGGTATGATGAAACTTTTACCGGAAAGCTTGTCATCAATGGAAAGAGTTCTTCCAGAAATACCAACAATGAAGGAATTGAAAAATCGTCCTACCTCTCTTCAATCAGAAACGACTGTAAAAAAACGTGTTGCATTCTTCTCTGGGTGCCTAATGGATACGATGTTTATGAAAACAAATGATTCTACTATGAAGCTTTTACAGAGAGCAGGCTGCGATATTGTCATACCAACTGAACAGGCTTGCTGTGGTGCCTTACATGGCCATAGCGGAGAAAAGAACGCAGCAAAAGAGCTCGCAAAACGAAATATTAAGGCCTTTGAAGATCTTCAGGTGGATTACATCATTACAAATGCAGGTGGCTGTGGTGCGTTTTTAATAGATTATCATCACCTTCTAAAAGATGAGCCAGAATGGGCAGATCGCGCCATGCAGTTTTCAGAAAAATTAAAAGACATCTCTAGTATTTTAATTGATTTGCAGTTCCATAAAAGAAATTTACAACTACCAGCCCAAGTTATTACATACCAGGATTCATGTCACTTAAGGAATGTAATGAAAACGTCTTCCGAGCCTCGTACCCTATTAAAATCAATTAATAATGCAGAGTATCGTGAAATGAAGAACGCAGATCGATGCTGTGGTTCAGCTGGGATTTATAATATAGTAGAAACGGAAATGTCTATGAAAATACTAGACACAAAAATGAAATCAACAAAAGCAACGAATGCAACAACTATTGTCACCGCTAACCCAGGCTGCTTTCTGCAAATGAAGCTTGGCATTGAGCGAGAGGGTCTAACTAATCATGTACGTGTGGTACATATTGCAGACCTGCTGCTTGAAGCCGATCAATATTCTGACAAAAACCTAGTGGATTTATAA